CTTAAGCCCTCTGGAATATATTTATCTGTTTTAATCTCAAGTTTggtaaaacacaaaaaagataCAATTACGTAAATAACTTGATGAGGTTAGCTAGATATAGTTAGTTTCTGATTCGGGCAGATTGCTTGTAGTCCAAGATAGGAATAATAAGCAGACAAGATAACAGAACATAAATATAAGTTGCAATGGCAACTTGCAAGTACCatttagaagaaaataacaaaCCTGGGCAGCCTCATTTGCCGCTGTCTTTGTCCACAGTGAAAGTTTGTCTTGCCATTGGCGCACACTAGCAACCACACCGCATATGTCCTCAGCATCATCAAATTGCTCCCCAATCAACGCCATCAGCTATTCAGAAGAACAATCACAATTTAACACCAGTCTCCTCACATTTCACAAacccaaaaacaaaagcaattggcgataaaataaaataaaaaattacagttTCAAGCCACATCTTCTCAAGGTTATCCTTCCGGCCGATGTTGCTGGTGACAGTCCACTTTCCTCCATTGGCACACTCAGGATCTTCCCACTTAGGTTCAATACCAGCCTTGAACAAGTGAAAATCCGCGTTGTTTTGCAACTCCTTGGGCTTAAATATCTGATCATACAAACTACACcaacatttttcacatcaaaggCATTTCTCCCAATAGTTTACCACCAAACCCAAAATCAACAACATTCACCTCATtctccaaaataataataataagtttttattcttctaaattttctttaattttcatcctccaaaattttaaatcagTATATAGATAATAGTAAAGATCAAATGCAGTGATTTCCAAGTTTAGAGGGAGGAAAAAACGAAGAAAATATTCTTAattgactaaaatcaaaattttactCATTTGGGAGAACTGCAAACATAACTAAACTTAATaacaatgaaaaacataaaagacaTAAACCCTCATGTTAGCAACAAAAAATCAGACCCTTTACGGGTTTCTCTCCTAAGATccgtaaaaatattttttttttaattaatcaatcaaGCTCCAGATAATAATCCATAAAACTTAAGATTCCAGATTGCGTGTTCAGATTccattattctaaaataaaatgatgaaataagagtccatgaaaaaggaaaaaattaaaaaaattaaaattggggGAAAGCAAAAcggagaaagaagagaaaaatatataccaCCAGAACTCTTCTACAGTGTCGAAAGTGTAGACCTTGCGCAGAGAGGTTCCCCAAGCAGCGCCCTGTTTAGGTTTGGATTGATTGTCGCACCAAAACGTCCATTTTCGCTCCAGCTTGTGCTTCAGCCCTGCCTCCGGCGCCGGCGCCGCCGCAACCACTTCTTCGCTTGTTgccatttctctctctctttgtctCTTAGCAACGCTAAGAGGAGTGAGGTTAGGCTTTTAGGGCTTTGTGTTTGTTTGCACCGACCCAAcccaaaatccaaatatatttgtatttggttgttattaaaaaattatatagatgagtaaaattaaaattatatagtgttcatatttatttctttaaatgtattttttaaaattaaaatgattattttaattaaaatgtaaattttgtttttcattgtcGTGTATGGTTcatgagaaaaaatatattttatacattgaggttaatttttcattattctaGTATTATTCATGAATGTTCtttaatgtgaaatttattatttttggctaagattatatatttaattaattttagatttactaaatattttatgtttgtatCTAGAttatgatgaagaagaaaaaaaatagagaaaaaggcgagggaaagaaagaaaaattaatgcaaaattaagaaaaattaataaaaatttattgtctATGGTCTCTGCAacatacttatatttatatatgtaattcAAAAGTACATCTTCCCTACAACAAAcataataaatctaaaataacatacttagaaaataagatgaattaaaaagcatgaaaatagaaaaaatttcatcaccattatttaaaatatttttttattggagaTTTATATACTacgaatatttcaattatttgcTGAACACATCACAATCATTTTTGTCAGCACGAGtcgaatataaatatatatatatatatatatatatatatatatataaaattgttaaatgaaaaatatacaattgctaaaaaaaatattacacatAAGAGTGCTTGTGATAACATTTTAACCTTCATTGAACTAATATAACGTCCTAATATAAGGTACAAACAAATATTTAGCTTCAATTAcaatattacaatatatttacaATACTTAATCACGAGTTAAAAATGTTGTCAAGAGTATTAgcattcttaatttataaaattaaaactatattttttacatcACCTTCAGACATGTTTAATGGGACgatatcttaatttaaatagaCACGTCAAATAAggtaattgaaattaattttatgtaataCCTCTAATTTTTGTATCTAAGTACAAagagtaatatttttttctccaaataaGTAATAATTGTAACtcaggattttttttttttagcattgatagagaataataataaatgttactttttaaaacaattttaataaagaaaatattttcaatagttACATTATTCTTCAAtctatacataaataaaaatggagggagtaaatataaattaaaatactgtGAGTGAAATGAGagatttatttgtattatttaatttaaattaaaatgcaaaagaaatttATCTTGATCAATGTTTggaataaagtttaaataaagaagaaataatacaataattgatacattgacaatattttaaatataatattttaatattatttatgtattattattatattgatctaaaattattttacaatcaataataataattataaatattattatacacCAATTACATAAGTAAATAATGtgaaaatactttaaaaaaatgtcaaatatatTTATCCATAATACAATTACACATCAGGCAACATAGTACATTGGATTTGGGAGTTTAAATGCTCTTTTAGGGTTTGGAATCCCTTGGATGCTACTGTATTGGTCCCCCAGAATGCCCCAAATGCGATAACCAtcatttactattttctttctcACATCAGATTTATACTTCTCCACTGATACCAATTCATTTGCAGGATCTCTGCACagaagaaaaatgaatgaaaaagagaaacattTAGCCAAAAATGGAGGACTATTGAAAGAAAAGTAGAGGTAATGGTACTCACCTAAAGATAATTTTAGTCCAACCATAGTAACCAACTTTTACAAGGTTGTCGATTGTGGCTGATCTGAGATGTTCCTTCCTTGAAGTAACCAAAAGGATTTGCACACCCCTGGATTTAAGTTCATCGTAAAGCTTCAATGAGTGATCAAGAGCAGGTGCTTTACCACTTTTCATCCATTCCTCTAGAGATGTCACGTTCAGTTTCCTTCCCCTGTTGTCAAAGAAATCCATCATCATTCACAACAATCATCGTCACAAGAAGatcaaaacattttcaaaactcttACAATGATTCTGTTAACATATTAAGTAGATTTTAAGATGAGGTTTAGAAGATGAGGTTTAAATctacttataaatattaaattaagtttaaaatctgCTTCTTTTTCACATGAGAATATCATTTAAACTTAACATATGATCATCTAAACATATACAATGAATAGCCAAATATCATGAAGAGTGAAATTTGGAATTACCCATATAGATTATCCTTGTAGTAAGGAACTGTTGAAAGCAAGGTATCATCGATGTCAAAAATCCAAGCATCGAATCCATCTTTCTTCAGATTACAGCTTGTGCTGAGATAAACCAGACATTCTTCAGTTGCTCTCTGTGAGTCCACTTTGTACTGTGTGGAAGTGACATATTTTCCAATGTACTCAATGCATTCTTCAGGCACAACTTGAAACTCCCTGATGTTGTGCAGTTCCACATTCATCCTCCAACTCTCACAGTAGTTCTTCAAGCTGATCTTCAATCCATCATGTGTCTGCAGTTTCAGTATGTTCCAATCAGCAGCACCTGCTAGAGGAACCAAAAGACATGTCAAAACCAGACACCACCACACTgttttctccattttctcttccTTGGAGAAAACTGCATGCAAGGAGAGTTTAGCAGATGATAGAACAACTCTAACTAGCCATTCCCTTTTAAAGTATGCAGATTTCAATGTTCTGAGAATGTGAGCAAGTCATCACATGGGTctgaatcaataaaaaattagcTGCATCAGGCACATGGTGCTATATAGCTGGCAAGAGTGCCAGAACTGAAGAAAATGTCAATTATGAGGAAGGAAATTCTGTCTATTTCATTTCAAAGTCAGAAGCTTTATTgtaaaagacaaaattatagTTCATGCTTTCACATTTTCACATGACAAAATAGGTTTTATATGTTGAATACAAACACCACAAGAATAAGCCTCTCACATGAACAATTAtgctatcatttttcattttttatcactacatataaattaaacatcTCTAGCTATCTctgaaaaataagtttatataattattttattagtgtaaaactaatatttatatgttttcacATAGATACATGTTTTCTATATTACCTAaatgtttttgtatatatatttttccaacaatgataacaatattttttatttatatttatttatatatttataaaatagttttaaatatatcaaattttaacacaatttataaaataatatattccaacaataaataaatagtttagtaattatccaataataaattaaacaatatattcCAAAAGCTCAAATCTCGCAGGCCTGACTTTCCAcggattttataaaaaataatatatacagaTAAACGAAATACAAATGGATATATTTTCCTctcagtttttatattttatttcctatCTATTGAATAACAAAATGTAAAGTGTTAAAACTTCATATTATCCTACCTAATTCTTTTAACACTTTGGTTGAGTTATACAAATGTTGGATATAGTTttccaaatttaatttgttatatttgaaaaaaaaaaactattttgattTCTCAAAGGTAGTGTTTAgagactaaaattatattttttaattaattatcaagaaactaaatttaagaaactatagcaaaaattatcttaaaatttcaCGAgctaaaaatgtaattaaaattaaaatttattaatacgtataataaattatgaagtGATATAATTCCACAAATATCTCTAACTtgatagaattatttttttctaataattgttataaattcGAAATCGTAAGTAGAAAGTTCGggaatttaaaatagaaaatttatccATTTCGAAATTATAATTCTGATAACTGAGGATAATAAAGTGATCGTTTACAACATCATATCATATACTAAAAGAATTTAATAGATTCTTACAATCCCACTTTTAAGTAATTCATAGACTAATTTGCTCTCTTAATAGAAAAAATCTCAAAGGATTCATATTTAATAgcgttttatttaaatttattttttatttcaaatgaatatatttattcatattttaattaaagccATAAAACCATATCCTATAAAGCataaaacactattttttttatgaaattattcgTACCATGTAAAATtgttctaataaaaaaaatcaaaatattatatcttCAAATACAATACTCGCAAAATAAACTTGtcttaaaagtaattttctgcaatattaaatttaagggTACAAATTATTAGGTTAGTTGTTAGCTACTACtgcttttttatgttatttaataataaaagtgatcataataagattttttttttcttttacaaaattataataagataCTAAGTTGCTAGGTTTATTATAAAactgtaataataaattaagtagGGTATAACACTTATGGAAGTTGCTTTTATCATGCTGGCACGTTTATGttataatataactaaataatttttaaataaatctaagtttatcatttttaatcaattCTCCATCTATAAAGTAATCAAAGTTTTTCAACTTTACAAAACAATTAATGAcactttgttaattttttaattttctaataacATGTTTAATGTGAAAACTAATTGGATAGTGTTATTCTTTTGTAATAATACATGAGTAAGGATGAaattgttttactattttttttttccattttgataatttcttaatattaccccaaaaataaaaccctaattctGCAAAAGGTCAAAGCCAGGTTTGAATTCGTCCATTTTCCCTCTTTCATTCTGAATTTTTCAATCACTTTACCGTATACCAACTCTGCAatctcaa
This genomic interval from Vigna radiata var. radiata cultivar VC1973A chromosome 8, Vradiata_ver6, whole genome shotgun sequence contains the following:
- the LOC106769710 gene encoding eukaryotic translation initiation factor, coding for MATSEEVVAAAPAPEAGLKHKLERKWTFWCDNQSKPKQGAAWGTSLRKVYTFDTVEEFWCLYDQIFKPKELQNNADFHLFKAGIEPKWEDPECANGGKWTVTSNIGRKDNLEKMWLETLMALIGEQFDDAEDICGVVASVRQWQDKLSLWTKTAANEAAQMSIGRKWKEIIDVNDKITYNFHDDSRTKGATKGRYTV
- the LOC106771475 gene encoding acid phosphatase 1, with protein sequence MEKTVWWCLVLTCLLVPLAGAADWNILKLQTHDGLKISLKNYCESWRMNVELHNIREFQVVPEECIEYIGKYVTSTQYKVDSQRATEECLVYLSTSCNLKKDGFDAWIFDIDDTLLSTVPYYKDNLYGGRKLNVTSLEEWMKSGKAPALDHSLKLYDELKSRGVQILLVTSRKEHLRSATIDNLVKVGYYGWTKIIFRDPANELVSVEKYKSDVRKKIVNDGYRIWGILGDQYSSIQGIPNPKRAFKLPNPMYYVA